A window of Streptomyces sp. DG1A-41 contains these coding sequences:
- the purB gene encoding adenylosuccinate lyase, whose amino-acid sequence MTSAPAKPRIPNVLAGRYASAELATLWSPEQKVKLERQLWLAVLRAQKDLGIEVPDAALADYERVLDTVDLASIAEREKVTRHDVKARIEEFNDLAGHEHVHKGMTSRDLTENVEQLQIRLSLELMRDRTVAVLARLGKLAGEYGELVMAGRSHNVAAQATTLGKRFATAADELLVAYGRVEELLGRYPLRGIKGPVGTAQDMLDLLGGDAAKLAELEQRIATHLGFSQAFTSVGQVYPRSLDYEVVTALVQLAAAPSSLAKTIRLMAGHELVTEGFKPGQVGSSAMPHKMNTRSCERVNGLMVILRGYASMTGELAGDQWNEGDVSCSVVRRVALPDAFFALDGLLETFLTVLDEFGAFPAVVARELDRYLPFLATTKVLMGAVRAGVGRELAHEAIKENAVASALAMREQGAERNELLDKLAADTRIPLDRAELDALMADKLSFTGAAGDQVAAVVARVEEIVKQHPQAAGYTPGAIL is encoded by the coding sequence GTGACTTCCGCTCCCGCCAAGCCCCGCATCCCGAACGTCCTCGCCGGACGGTACGCCTCCGCCGAGCTCGCCACGCTCTGGTCGCCCGAGCAGAAGGTGAAGCTGGAGCGACAGCTCTGGCTCGCCGTGCTGCGGGCCCAGAAGGATCTCGGGATCGAGGTGCCGGACGCGGCGCTCGCCGACTACGAGCGTGTGCTCGACACCGTCGACCTGGCCTCCATCGCCGAGCGTGAGAAGGTCACGCGGCATGACGTGAAGGCGCGCATCGAGGAGTTCAACGACCTCGCCGGGCACGAGCATGTGCACAAGGGCATGACCTCCCGCGACCTCACCGAGAACGTCGAGCAGTTGCAGATCCGGCTTTCGCTGGAGCTGATGCGCGACCGCACGGTGGCCGTGCTGGCGCGTCTGGGCAAGCTGGCCGGGGAGTACGGCGAGCTGGTCATGGCCGGCAGGTCCCACAACGTCGCCGCGCAGGCCACCACCCTCGGCAAGCGCTTCGCGACCGCCGCCGACGAGCTGCTCGTCGCCTACGGCCGGGTCGAGGAGCTGCTGGGCCGCTACCCGCTGCGCGGCATCAAGGGCCCGGTCGGCACCGCGCAGGACATGCTGGACCTGCTGGGCGGGGACGCCGCGAAGCTCGCGGAGCTGGAGCAGCGGATCGCCACGCACCTGGGCTTCTCGCAGGCGTTCACGTCGGTCGGCCAGGTCTACCCGCGCTCGCTGGACTACGAGGTCGTCACCGCGCTGGTGCAGCTGGCGGCGGCGCCGTCGTCGCTGGCGAAGACGATCCGGCTGATGGCCGGGCACGAGCTGGTCACCGAGGGCTTCAAGCCGGGCCAGGTCGGCTCCTCGGCGATGCCGCACAAGATGAACACCCGCTCCTGCGAGCGCGTCAACGGCCTGATGGTGATCCTGCGCGGTTACGCCTCGATGACCGGCGAACTGGCGGGCGACCAGTGGAACGAGGGCGATGTGTCCTGCTCGGTGGTGCGCCGGGTCGCGCTGCCGGACGCGTTCTTCGCGCTGGACGGTCTGCTGGAGACGTTCCTGACGGTGCTCGACGAGTTCGGCGCGTTCCCGGCGGTCGTGGCGCGTGAGCTGGACCGCTACCTGCCGTTCCTCGCGACCACCAAGGTGCTGATGGGCGCCGTGCGCGCGGGCGTGGGCCGCGAGCTCGCGCACGAGGCGATCAAGGAGAACGCCGTCGCCTCCGCGCTCGCCATGCGCGAGCAGGGCGCCGAGCGCAACGAGCTCCTCGACAAGCTGGCCGCCGACACGCGCATCCCGCTCGACCGCGCCGAGCTGGACGCGCTGATGGCCGACAAGCTGTCCTTCACGGGTGCCGCGGGCGACCAGGTCGCCGCCGTCGTCGCCCGGGTCGAGGAGATCGTGAAGCAGCACCCCCAGGCCGCGGGCTACACGCCCGGCGCGATCCTCTGA
- the mug gene encoding G/U mismatch-specific DNA glycosylase has translation MPRFTPEELEAARDRVVPDVVADGLRVLFCGINPGLMTAATGHHFARPGNRFWPVLHRSGFTPRLLKPSEQQELLSYGLGITNVVTRPTARAEELSAEEYREGGRLLALKVGRLRPRWLAVVGVTAYRAAFDDRAARVGPQSRMIGDTRVWVLPNPSGLNAHWTAETMAEEFARLREAAES, from the coding sequence ATGCCCCGTTTCACGCCCGAGGAACTGGAGGCCGCCCGCGACCGTGTCGTGCCGGACGTGGTCGCGGACGGTCTGCGGGTGCTGTTCTGCGGCATAAATCCCGGTCTGATGACGGCCGCGACGGGCCATCACTTCGCCCGCCCCGGCAACCGCTTCTGGCCCGTGCTGCACCGCTCCGGGTTCACGCCGCGGCTGCTGAAGCCGTCCGAGCAGCAGGAGCTGCTGTCGTACGGGCTCGGCATCACCAATGTCGTGACACGGCCGACCGCTCGGGCCGAGGAGCTGAGCGCCGAGGAGTACCGGGAGGGCGGGCGGCTGCTCGCGCTGAAGGTGGGGCGGCTGCGGCCGCGCTGGCTGGCCGTGGTCGGAGTGACCGCGTACCGCGCCGCGTTCGACGACCGGGCGGCCCGGGTCGGTCCGCAGTCGCGGATGATCGGGGACACGCGGGTGTGGGTGCTGCCCAATCCGAGCGGGCTGAACGCGCACTGGACGGCCGAGACGATGGCGGAGGAGTTCGCGCGGCTGCGGGAAGCAGCCGAGAGCTGA
- a CDS encoding ABC transporter permease produces MDLTPVLRSEWLKIRTLRSLPGALLALFAATTAFSAIAGVSETSDPGFDPLFTALSGVVPGQIAAVSFGAMAVSSEFQSGALRLTLAAVSRRGRWFAAKAAVIAVPVLLVGLVTALAALLVARAGLGPAADGLGTGEQVRGVVGCGVYLMLMALFAAGLAALLRSGVATLSLLIPFILVVSFVIGDATGTVADFLPDKAGQLVLRETYDGTLGPWSGLAVTALWAVAALLAGAWSLHRRDA; encoded by the coding sequence ATGGATCTCACCCCCGTCCTCCGCTCCGAGTGGCTGAAGATCCGTACGCTCCGCTCGCTCCCGGGAGCGCTCCTGGCCCTGTTCGCCGCGACCACGGCGTTCTCCGCGATCGCCGGTGTCTCCGAGACGTCGGACCCCGGCTTCGACCCCCTGTTCACGGCCCTGTCCGGTGTCGTGCCCGGGCAGATCGCGGCGGTCTCCTTCGGGGCCATGGCCGTGTCGTCGGAGTTCCAGTCGGGCGCGCTGCGGCTCACGCTGGCCGCGGTTTCGCGGCGCGGCCGGTGGTTCGCGGCCAAGGCGGCCGTCATCGCCGTACCGGTCCTGCTGGTGGGACTGGTGACCGCCCTCGCCGCCCTCCTCGTGGCACGGGCGGGGCTCGGCCCGGCGGCCGACGGGCTCGGCACCGGCGAGCAGGTGCGCGGCGTCGTGGGCTGCGGCGTCTACCTCATGCTCATGGCCCTGTTCGCCGCCGGACTCGCCGCCCTGCTGCGCAGCGGCGTGGCCACGCTGTCCCTGCTGATCCCGTTCATCCTCGTCGTGTCGTTCGTGATCGGCGACGCGACGGGCACCGTCGCCGACTTCCTGCCCGACAAGGCGGGACAGCTGGTCCTGAGGGAGACGTACGACGGCACCCTCGGGCCGTGGTCGGGGCTCGCGGTGACCGCGCTCTGGGCAGTGGCCGCCCTGCTGGCGGGAGCGTGGAGCCTGCACCGCCGGGACGCCTGA
- a CDS encoding ROK family transcriptional regulator: MGRLTGGDPSLLRRINSAVVLHALRATDCATLTEITRVTGLSRPTVEGVVEGLIEAGLVVEKAAEEGAARRQGRPARRFRFRAEAGHLLGLEIGAHRVAALLADLDGRVIGSQAKDVPETAGADERLERLRGAVAELLRRAGVARGSLRAVGVATPGIVEADGTVRLGTALPGWTGLRLGERLSRSFKCPVLVENDANAAAVAEHWKGAATESDDVVFVLAGLSPGAGSLIGGRLHRGYGGAAGEIGALHLLGREVTPETLLSTTDEPLHPLDEQAVAEVFAQAREGDQRACAAVDRFLQRLVHDVAALVLALDPELVVIGGWAAGLDGVLDPLRQELARYCLRPPQVTLSRLGDAAVATGALRLALDHVEEQLFSVESPTTPRR; the protein is encoded by the coding sequence GTGGGGCGGCTGACCGGCGGGGATCCCTCGCTGCTGCGAAGGATCAACTCCGCGGTGGTGCTGCACGCGCTGCGTGCCACGGACTGCGCGACGCTCACCGAGATCACCCGGGTGACGGGACTGTCCCGGCCGACCGTCGAGGGCGTCGTCGAAGGGCTCATCGAGGCCGGTCTCGTCGTCGAGAAGGCGGCCGAGGAGGGTGCCGCCCGGCGGCAGGGGCGGCCGGCGCGGAGGTTCCGGTTCCGGGCTGAGGCAGGGCATCTGCTGGGGCTGGAGATCGGCGCGCACCGGGTGGCCGCGCTGCTGGCCGACCTGGACGGCCGGGTGATCGGCTCCCAGGCCAAGGACGTGCCCGAGACGGCCGGGGCCGACGAGCGGCTGGAGCGGCTGCGCGGAGCCGTCGCCGAGCTGCTGCGCCGGGCCGGTGTCGCACGCGGCTCACTGCGGGCCGTGGGCGTGGCGACGCCCGGGATCGTCGAGGCGGACGGCACAGTACGGCTGGGCACCGCGCTGCCGGGGTGGACGGGGCTGCGGCTGGGCGAGCGGCTGAGCCGGTCGTTCAAGTGCCCGGTCCTGGTGGAGAACGACGCCAACGCGGCGGCCGTCGCCGAGCACTGGAAGGGCGCGGCCACCGAGTCGGACGACGTGGTGTTCGTACTGGCGGGGCTCAGCCCGGGCGCCGGTTCGCTGATCGGGGGGCGGCTGCACCGGGGCTACGGCGGGGCGGCCGGCGAGATCGGCGCGCTGCATCTCCTCGGCCGGGAGGTGACGCCGGAGACGCTGCTGTCCACCACGGACGAACCGCTGCACCCGCTCGACGAACAGGCGGTCGCCGAGGTCTTCGCACAGGCCCGCGAGGGCGACCAGCGAGCCTGCGCGGCCGTCGACCGCTTCCTCCAGCGCCTGGTCCACGACGTGGCGGCCCTGGTCCTCGCCCTCGACCCGGAACTGGTCGTGATCGGCGGCTGGGCAGCGGGCCTGGACGGCGTCCTGGACCCCCTCCGCCAGGAACTGGCCCGCTACTGCCTGCGCCCCCCGCAGGTGACCTTGTCCCGCCTGGGAGACGCGGCAGTGGCGACAGGCGCCCTGCGTCTCGCCCTGGACCACGTCGAGGAGCAGCTGTTCAGCGTGGAGAGCCCGACCACACCACGCCGCTGA
- a CDS encoding GntR family transcriptional regulator yields the protein MGTTQLDSVPEPKYWHLKTVLSEALDSEFSVGEILPNERDLAARFGVARATLRQALEQLELEGRLQRRRGVGTTVAPPRMGVSLGTGPHTWPGGPEDAWQPVDCTAAVPPAAVADALETGRDEPVHIVRRSRVSHGRPVAAELLYVPQSSVPELSGIDAPSGSARARAVLRELQRLELERQENAVELGSAGADDAKELDRLPGAPVLVVTTRFVAGGRSGALSVATYRADTCRLTFGDAGGVKIHAGPQRQAS from the coding sequence GTGGGGACCACGCAGCTGGATTCGGTGCCGGAACCGAAGTACTGGCATCTCAAGACCGTGCTCAGCGAAGCGCTCGACTCGGAGTTCTCCGTGGGGGAGATCCTGCCCAACGAGCGCGACCTCGCGGCCCGCTTCGGCGTCGCCCGCGCCACGCTCCGCCAGGCCCTGGAGCAGCTCGAACTGGAGGGCAGGCTCCAGCGCCGCCGCGGTGTCGGCACGACCGTCGCGCCGCCTCGCATGGGCGTCTCCCTCGGCACCGGCCCGCACACCTGGCCGGGCGGCCCCGAGGACGCCTGGCAGCCCGTCGACTGCACGGCGGCCGTGCCGCCCGCGGCTGTCGCCGACGCGCTGGAGACGGGCCGCGACGAGCCCGTGCACATCGTGCGCCGCTCCCGCGTCTCGCACGGCCGGCCCGTCGCCGCCGAGCTGCTGTACGTCCCGCAGTCCTCGGTGCCCGAGCTCTCCGGCATCGACGCGCCGTCCGGGTCGGCACGCGCGCGTGCCGTGCTGCGCGAGCTCCAGCGGCTGGAGCTGGAACGGCAGGAGAACGCGGTGGAGCTCGGCTCCGCCGGGGCCGACGACGCGAAGGAACTGGACCGGCTGCCCGGGGCACCCGTGCTGGTGGTGACGACACGGTTCGTCGCCGGGGGGCGTTCGGGTGCGCTTTCGGTGGCGACGTATCGCGCTGACACGTGTCGGTTGACCTTCGGTGATGCGGGGGGCGTGAAAATCCACGCCGGGCCGCAGCGGCAGGCGTCCTGA
- a CDS encoding RNA polymerase sigma-70 factor: MTTETATDVFEAHRPVLLGVAYRMLGRVADAEDVVQEAWLRWSGGDRRDVREPRGYLVRITTRLAIDRLRQIKSRGETYVGPWLPEPYVTDFGDTVPDTAERAVLADSVSLAVLVVLESLSPLERAVFVLREAFGFPYADIAAMLDRGEPAVRQLSGRARKHVEERRPRYEVDPAQRRDLTERFLAAAVDGDLEGLMALLAPDVRLVGDSGGKARAPLRVLETADKVGRFLVGAAQKGVPDFSLRFVELNGGPAVLFLSGDKLDSVFQLDVADGRVQAVYIIRNPDKLRALAAV, from the coding sequence GTGACCACCGAGACCGCGACCGACGTCTTCGAGGCGCACCGCCCCGTCCTGCTGGGCGTCGCCTACCGCATGCTGGGCCGCGTCGCCGACGCGGAGGACGTGGTGCAGGAGGCCTGGCTGCGCTGGTCGGGCGGCGACCGCCGCGATGTGCGCGAACCGCGCGGCTACCTCGTACGGATCACCACCCGCCTCGCCATCGACCGGCTGCGTCAGATCAAGTCCCGCGGGGAGACGTACGTGGGCCCGTGGCTGCCGGAGCCGTACGTCACCGACTTCGGCGACACCGTGCCGGACACCGCCGAGCGGGCCGTGCTCGCGGACTCCGTCTCGCTCGCCGTCCTCGTCGTGCTGGAGTCGCTGTCGCCGCTGGAGCGGGCGGTGTTCGTGCTCCGCGAGGCCTTCGGCTTCCCGTACGCCGACATCGCCGCCATGCTCGACCGCGGCGAACCGGCGGTGCGCCAGCTGTCCGGGCGGGCGCGCAAGCACGTCGAGGAGCGGCGGCCGCGCTACGAGGTCGACCCCGCCCAGCGGCGCGACCTCACCGAACGGTTCCTCGCCGCCGCGGTGGACGGCGACCTCGAAGGGCTGATGGCGTTGCTCGCCCCGGACGTCCGGCTCGTCGGCGACAGCGGCGGCAAGGCGCGGGCGCCGCTGCGGGTCCTGGAGACGGCGGACAAGGTGGGCCGCTTCCTCGTCGGCGCCGCGCAGAAGGGCGTCCCCGACTTCTCCCTGCGCTTCGTGGAGCTCAACGGCGGCCCGGCCGTGCTGTTCCTGTCCGGCGACAAGCTCGACTCCGTCTTCCAGCTCGATGTCGCCGACGGTCGTGTCCAGGCGGTCTACATCATCCGCAACCCCGACAAGCTGCGCGCGCTGGCCGCCGTCTAG
- a CDS encoding alpha/beta fold hydrolase, producing the protein MSATVSFNVASAHGEQNVTLSYTRQGSGEPLLLLHGIGHHRQVWDPVIPALAAERDVIAVDLPGCGESPALPDGMAHDLPTMNAVLAALCTALEIERPHVAGNSLGGLLALDLARAQLVRSVTALSPAGFWNEVERRYAFTVLMTMRQIAQRMPLPLVERLARPAIGRTLLTSTIYARPGRRSPEAVIAETLALARAQGFSETLRSGRTVQFTDDIVGTPVTVAWGNRDRLLIPRQGVRAKSVIPRARLVRLPGCGHVPMNDDPALVARVVLDGSR; encoded by the coding sequence ATGTCCGCCACCGTCTCCTTCAACGTCGCCTCCGCACACGGCGAGCAGAACGTGACCCTGTCCTACACGCGTCAGGGCAGCGGAGAACCGTTGCTCCTGCTGCACGGTATCGGCCACCACCGCCAGGTGTGGGACCCGGTGATACCCGCGCTGGCGGCCGAGCGGGACGTGATCGCCGTGGACCTGCCGGGGTGCGGCGAGTCACCGGCGCTGCCGGACGGCATGGCGCACGACCTGCCGACCATGAACGCCGTCCTCGCGGCGCTGTGCACGGCGCTGGAGATCGAACGGCCGCACGTGGCGGGCAACTCGCTGGGCGGCCTGCTGGCGCTGGACCTGGCCCGGGCGCAGCTCGTCCGCTCCGTCACCGCCCTGTCGCCCGCGGGGTTCTGGAACGAGGTCGAACGCCGCTACGCCTTCACGGTGTTGATGACCATGCGGCAGATAGCCCAGCGGATGCCGCTGCCCCTCGTCGAACGGCTGGCCCGTCCGGCGATCGGCCGTACGTTGCTGACGAGCACCATCTACGCCCGCCCGGGCCGTCGTTCGCCCGAGGCCGTGATCGCCGAGACGCTCGCGCTCGCCCGGGCGCAGGGGTTTTCCGAGACCCTCCGCTCCGGCAGGACCGTGCAGTTCACCGACGACATCGTGGGCACGCCGGTCACGGTGGCGTGGGGCAACCGGGACCGGCTGCTGATCCCCCGCCAGGGCGTGCGGGCCAAGAGCGTCATCCCCCGCGCCCGACTGGTGCGGCTGCCCGGCTGCGGCCACGTCCCGATGAACGACGACCCGGCACTGGTCGCGCGGGTCGTCCTCGACGGCAGCCGCTGA
- a CDS encoding PLP-dependent aminotransferase family protein: protein MDRNEPASPAWELLLPAAAAPARTRGRSLQAALREAVRSGRLAPGTRLPSSRDLAADLGVSRGLITEAYEQLTAEGYLRSGRGAGTWVGSAVRAARPRAHDLAPRFAGARADFVPGTPDLSLFPRSAWAAAQRGVLAELPHQELGYPDPRGLPRLRTALAELLARRRGVVADPERIVVVSGVTQATTLLGFALHARGVRTVGVEDPGSPQHEELYASAGVSAVPLPVDGEGIALEPLRASGVRAVVTTPAHQFPTGIAYSARRRAELLDWARSVDGIVLEDDYDGDFRYDRAPVGALQGLDPDHVAYTGSVSKSLAPGLRLGWLLVPGSWAREIVERKRTMDLGHPSLDQALFAHFLERGDYDRQLRRCQRAYRERRDALTAALDEHFPGSRVSGIAAGLHVIATLPERYGPEGRFLTRVTAAGVAVRPLSAYAHPRPGREETDGPKRTQLVLGYAHVPPARIHEGIRLMAEAATG, encoded by the coding sequence ATGGACCGCAACGAGCCCGCGTCGCCCGCCTGGGAGCTGCTGCTCCCGGCCGCTGCGGCACCGGCACGCACGCGTGGCCGTTCCCTTCAGGCGGCGCTGCGCGAAGCGGTCCGCTCGGGCCGCCTCGCGCCGGGCACGCGGCTGCCGTCGAGCCGGGATCTCGCCGCGGACCTGGGGGTGTCGCGCGGGCTGATCACGGAGGCGTACGAGCAGCTGACGGCTGAGGGCTATCTGCGCAGCGGCCGGGGCGCCGGGACGTGGGTGGGATCGGCCGTGCGGGCCGCCCGGCCGCGGGCGCACGACCTCGCTCCCCGCTTCGCCGGTGCCCGGGCGGACTTCGTGCCCGGGACGCCGGACCTGTCGCTGTTCCCACGCTCGGCGTGGGCCGCCGCTCAGCGCGGTGTGCTGGCGGAACTGCCGCACCAGGAGCTGGGGTATCCCGATCCGCGCGGGCTGCCCCGGCTGCGTACCGCGCTGGCCGAACTGCTCGCCCGGCGGCGGGGTGTGGTGGCCGACCCGGAGCGGATCGTGGTGGTCTCCGGGGTGACCCAGGCGACGACGCTGCTGGGTTTCGCGCTGCACGCGCGCGGGGTGCGCACGGTGGGTGTGGAGGACCCGGGCAGCCCCCAGCACGAAGAGCTGTACGCCTCGGCCGGGGTCAGCGCCGTACCGCTGCCCGTGGACGGCGAGGGAATCGCCCTGGAGCCGCTGCGGGCGTCGGGTGTACGGGCCGTGGTGACGACACCGGCCCACCAGTTCCCCACCGGCATCGCCTACTCGGCCCGCCGCCGCGCCGAGCTGCTGGACTGGGCGCGGTCCGTGGACGGCATCGTCCTGGAGGACGACTACGACGGGGACTTCCGCTACGACCGCGCTCCCGTCGGCGCGCTCCAGGGCCTCGACCCGGACCACGTCGCCTACACGGGCTCGGTCAGCAAGTCCCTCGCCCCGGGGCTGCGGCTGGGCTGGCTGCTGGTGCCCGGGTCCTGGGCGCGGGAGATCGTCGAACGCAAGCGCACCATGGACCTCGGTCACCCGTCCCTCGACCAGGCGCTCTTCGCCCACTTCCTCGAGCGCGGCGACTACGACCGCCAGTTGCGTCGCTGCCAGCGCGCCTACCGCGAGCGCCGTGACGCCCTGACCGCCGCCCTCGACGAGCACTTCCCCGGCTCCCGGGTCTCCGGCATCGCCGCCGGTCTGCACGTGATCGCCACCCTGCCGGAGCGCTACGGCCCCGAAGGGCGTTTCCTCACCCGCGTGACGGCGGCCGGGGTGGCGGTACGCCCCCTGTCGGCCTACGCACACCCGCGTCCCGGGCGGGAGGAGACCGACGGGCCGAAGCGGACCCAGCTCGTGCTGGGCTACGCGCACGTACCGCCCGCCCGGATCCACGAGGGCATACGCCTGATGGCGGAGGCGGCCACGGGGTGA
- a CDS encoding alkaline phosphatase D family protein, whose product MSHRPFPARRSVLRGSLAASAALTLPTALGAAPAFARPGRPKAGWGVQAGDVTCDSGLVWVRSDRPARMIVETSATESFRNPRRWHGPLLGPGTDFTGTTRLRGLPSGEQIHYRVLLADPDDPRRTGEPVTGTFRTASDKRRDGVRFVWSGDLAGQGWGINPELGGYRIYEAMAALDPDFFICSGDNIYADGPLTETVALPDGRTWRNITTEEKAKVAETLAEFRGNFRYNLLDENLRAFNAQVPSIIQWDDHEVTNNWYPGEILGDSRYTEKNVDVLAARARRAFSEYFPISTLRRPDGRVYRVQHHGPLLDVFVLDMRTYRNANSPDDQPTDPQGILGREQLEWLKRELSRSRAVWKVIASDMPIGLVVPDTGDGKPNIEAVAQGDPGAPLGRELQIAELLRFIKHRRITGTVWLTADVHYTSAQHYQPSRAAFTDFEPFWEFVSGPLNAGAFPANTLDGTFGPDRVFLKAPATANVSPAGGYQFFGEVDIDGGSGELTVRLREQDGTVLFTKVLQPGLVGQ is encoded by the coding sequence ATGTCCCACCGTCCGTTCCCCGCGCGCCGTAGCGTCCTGCGTGGCTCCCTCGCCGCGTCGGCGGCCCTCACCCTGCCCACCGCTCTCGGCGCGGCGCCGGCCTTCGCGCGGCCGGGGCGTCCGAAGGCGGGGTGGGGTGTGCAGGCGGGCGACGTGACCTGCGACTCCGGGCTGGTGTGGGTGCGGTCCGACCGGCCGGCCCGGATGATCGTCGAGACGTCGGCGACCGAGTCGTTCCGCAACCCGCGCAGATGGCACGGCCCGCTGCTGGGTCCGGGTACCGACTTCACCGGCACGACGCGGCTGCGCGGCCTGCCGTCCGGCGAGCAGATCCACTACCGGGTGCTGCTCGCCGACCCGGACGACCCGCGCCGTACCGGCGAGCCGGTCACCGGCACCTTCCGCACGGCGTCCGACAAGCGGCGTGACGGTGTGCGGTTCGTCTGGTCCGGCGACCTGGCCGGTCAGGGCTGGGGCATCAACCCGGAGCTCGGTGGCTACCGGATCTACGAGGCGATGGCCGCCCTCGACCCGGACTTCTTCATCTGCAGTGGCGACAACATCTACGCCGACGGGCCCCTCACCGAGACCGTGGCCCTGCCCGACGGGCGCACCTGGCGGAACATCACCACCGAGGAGAAGGCGAAGGTCGCCGAGACCCTGGCGGAGTTCCGCGGCAACTTCCGCTACAACCTGCTGGACGAGAACCTGCGCGCCTTCAACGCCCAGGTCCCGTCCATCATCCAGTGGGACGACCACGAGGTCACCAACAACTGGTACCCGGGCGAGATCCTCGGCGACAGCCGGTACACCGAGAAGAACGTCGACGTGCTCGCCGCCCGCGCCCGCCGGGCCTTCTCGGAGTACTTCCCGATCTCCACGCTGCGCCGCCCCGACGGCCGTGTCTACCGTGTGCAGCACCACGGCCCGCTGCTGGACGTCTTCGTGCTGGACATGCGCACCTACCGCAATGCCAACTCGCCGGACGACCAGCCCACCGATCCGCAGGGCATCCTCGGCCGCGAGCAACTGGAGTGGCTCAAGCGCGAGCTGTCGCGCTCCCGCGCGGTGTGGAAGGTGATCGCCTCCGACATGCCGATCGGCCTGGTCGTCCCGGACACGGGCGACGGCAAGCCGAACATCGAGGCCGTCGCCCAGGGCGACCCCGGCGCCCCGCTGGGCCGTGAGCTCCAGATCGCCGAGCTGCTGCGCTTCATCAAGCACCGCCGGATCACGGGCACGGTGTGGCTCACCGCCGACGTCCACTACACCTCGGCGCAGCACTACCAGCCGTCGCGGGCCGCGTTCACCGACTTCGAGCCGTTCTGGGAGTTCGTGTCGGGCCCGCTGAACGCCGGTGCGTTCCCGGCGAACACGCTCGACGGCACCTTCGGTCCCGACCGTGTCTTCCTGAAGGCGCCGGCCACCGC